The following are encoded together in the bacterium genome:
- a CDS encoding FIST C-terminal domain-containing protein, which translates to MRWSSAASNAPRLEDALREATARVREGLAGATPDLLVAFVSPHHTAGWDTLPQRLHDALGARTLVGCSAGGVIGGRHELEEEPGLSLTAATLPGVRVRPVRLTEPAVPALADDPPAALVLLPDAFTFDVDECLRGIDAALPGCVTLGGLASGGRAPGGNILLETAAAHRAGAVGIALSGDVAVDTIVAQGCRPIGDPMFVTRSERNVIHELDGRRAAVVLQDIFARASQEDKTLFRSSLFLGVVMREDCQQYGHGDFLIRNVLGVDPRSASIVVGTAVRDAMVVQFHLRDARTSAEDLEALLARYHGQPAGALLFSCLGRGRGLYGRADHDTALFAERVGAVPLGGFFCNGEIGPIHGTTFLHGYTSAFGLFRPRGRPVS; encoded by the coding sequence ATGCGGTGGAGCTCGGCGGCGTCGAACGCGCCCAGGCTGGAGGACGCGCTGCGCGAGGCCACCGCGCGGGTGCGCGAGGGACTCGCCGGCGCGACGCCGGACCTGCTGGTGGCGTTCGTGTCGCCGCATCACACCGCCGGCTGGGACACCCTGCCGCAGCGCCTCCACGACGCCCTCGGCGCCCGCACGCTGGTCGGCTGCTCGGCCGGGGGCGTGATCGGGGGAAGACACGAGCTCGAGGAGGAGCCCGGCCTGTCGCTCACCGCGGCGACGCTCCCCGGCGTGCGCGTGCGGCCGGTGCGCCTCACCGAGCCGGCGGTGCCGGCGCTCGCCGACGATCCGCCGGCCGCCCTCGTGCTGCTGCCGGATGCGTTCACGTTCGACGTCGACGAGTGTCTGCGCGGCATCGACGCGGCCCTGCCCGGCTGTGTGACGCTGGGCGGCCTCGCCAGCGGCGGCCGGGCCCCCGGCGGCAACATCCTGCTCGAGACCGCCGCCGCGCACCGCGCGGGCGCGGTGGGGATCGCGTTGTCCGGCGACGTGGCGGTCGACACCATCGTCGCGCAGGGCTGCCGGCCGATCGGCGATCCGATGTTCGTCACGCGCAGCGAGCGCAACGTCATCCACGAGCTCGACGGCCGTCGCGCCGCGGTGGTGCTGCAGGACATCTTCGCGCGCGCGTCGCAGGAGGACAAGACACTTTTCCGCTCGTCGCTCTTCCTCGGCGTCGTCATGCGCGAGGACTGCCAGCAGTACGGCCACGGCGACTTCCTCATCCGCAACGTGCTGGGCGTCGACCCGCGCTCGGCCTCGATCGTGGTCGGCACCGCGGTGCGCGATGCGATGGTCGTCCAGTTCCACCTGCGCGACGCCCGCACCTCCGCCGAGGACCTCGAAGCCCTGCTCGCGCGCTACCATGGCCAGCCGGCGGGAGCCCTCCTCTTCTCGTGCCTCGGGCGCGGGCGCGGGCTGTACGGCCGCGCCGACCACGACACCGCCCTGTTCGCCGAGCGCGTGGGCGCCGTGCCGCTCGGCGGCTTCTTCTGCAACGGCGAGATCGGCCCCATCCACGGCACGACCTTCCTGCACGGCTACACGAGCGCCTTCGGGCTCTTCCGTCCGCGCGGGCGTCCGGTCTCCTGA
- a CDS encoding ATP-dependent DNA ligase, which produces MPSASPDSFAALVATADAVGATRSRLEKVAAVAARLSATGDAALPVAARFFAGHAFPPTAACTTQVGPALVRQAIAALADADAAHLGARAVALGDAGDVAGEALAARPSAGLGLVAVAARLAALAAAPGTTARRALLVELLGETSGREARLLVRLLLGELRIGLKAAQVEEAIARAFGRPLADVRRATQLAGDVGEVALLARRDALATARLRLFHPLGFMLAQPLPTPDAIVAALPAPFAVEDKYDGIRVQAHVAGGRVALFSRTLDDVTARFPEVVAAVAGLGEGVVVDGELLAVDAAAPTRALPFQQLQQRLGRKAPGAALLARVPVGLAAFDLLAHAGVLVVDEPWRARRARLEALTWPAAGAWPAPVRLLSDAAGIDAAFAAARAAGNEGLIVKEAGSSYAAGRRGGAWIKLKRALATLDVVVVAVERGHGRRRAVLSDYTFAVRAGDDDPTLRVVGKAFTGLTDAEILALTARFEALTLERHGGWQRVRPEVVLEVTFDVVQPSARHDSGYALRFPRIVRVRDDKPPSEIDTLARVAALAGGR; this is translated from the coding sequence ATGCCGTCCGCGTCCCCGGATTCGTTCGCCGCACTGGTCGCGACCGCGGATGCGGTCGGCGCCACTCGCAGCCGGCTCGAGAAGGTGGCGGCGGTCGCCGCACGCCTGTCGGCGACGGGCGACGCCGCCCTGCCGGTCGCGGCACGCTTCTTCGCCGGGCATGCGTTCCCGCCGACCGCCGCGTGCACCACGCAGGTCGGGCCGGCGCTCGTACGTCAGGCCATCGCTGCGCTGGCGGACGCGGATGCGGCGCATCTCGGCGCCCGTGCGGTGGCGCTCGGTGACGCGGGGGACGTCGCCGGCGAGGCGCTGGCGGCGCGGCCGTCGGCGGGGCTCGGGCTCGTCGCGGTCGCCGCGCGATTGGCGGCCCTCGCAGCGGCGCCGGGCACGACGGCGCGGCGCGCGCTGCTCGTCGAGCTGCTCGGCGAGACGTCCGGGCGTGAGGCGCGCCTTCTCGTGCGGCTGCTGCTCGGCGAGCTGCGCATCGGGCTCAAGGCGGCGCAGGTCGAGGAGGCGATCGCGCGCGCGTTCGGGCGCCCGCTGGCCGACGTCCGCCGCGCCACGCAGCTCGCCGGCGACGTCGGCGAGGTCGCGCTGCTGGCGCGCCGGGACGCCCTCGCCACCGCGCGCCTGCGCCTCTTCCATCCGCTCGGCTTCATGCTGGCGCAGCCGCTGCCGACGCCCGACGCCATCGTCGCGGCGCTGCCGGCACCGTTCGCCGTCGAGGACAAGTACGACGGCATCCGTGTGCAGGCGCACGTCGCCGGCGGGCGCGTCGCCCTGTTCTCGCGTACGCTCGACGACGTGACCGCGCGCTTTCCCGAGGTCGTGGCAGCCGTCGCCGGGCTCGGCGAGGGCGTCGTAGTCGACGGCGAGCTGCTCGCCGTCGACGCGGCGGCGCCGACGCGCGCGCTGCCGTTCCAGCAGCTGCAGCAGCGGCTCGGCCGCAAGGCGCCCGGCGCGGCGCTACTGGCGCGCGTGCCGGTCGGCCTGGCGGCCTTCGACCTGCTCGCCCACGCCGGCGTGCTCGTCGTCGACGAGCCGTGGCGGGCGCGCCGTGCCCGGCTCGAAGCGCTGACGTGGCCGGCGGCGGGCGCGTGGCCGGCACCGGTGCGGCTGCTGTCCGACGCCGCCGGCATCGACGCCGCGTTCGCCGCCGCGCGTGCGGCGGGCAACGAGGGCCTCATCGTGAAGGAGGCCGGCTCGTCCTACGCGGCGGGCCGGCGCGGCGGCGCCTGGATCAAGCTGAAGCGCGCGCTCGCGACGCTCGACGTGGTGGTGGTCGCGGTCGAGCGCGGCCACGGCCGGCGGCGCGCGGTGCTCTCGGACTACACCTTCGCGGTGCGCGCAGGCGACGACGATCCGACCCTGCGCGTGGTCGGCAAGGCGTTCACCGGCCTCACCGACGCCGAGATCCTCGCGCTCACCGCGCGCTTCGAGGCGCTCACGCTGGAGCGGCACGGCGGCTGGCAGCGCGTGCGGCCGGAGGTCGTGCTCGAGGTGACGTTCGACGTGGTGCAGCC
- a CDS encoding chloride channel protein → MAAPAVIGALTGGAVAALSGGVEGGVMAAVAALPGGWPAVATAFALPLAVLAAATVTRSLHPSTAELYIVTYHTPGAHVPLRQVPGRLLAAIATVGLGGSQGFESPSALIGSALGECCARLRRFAPAPDEVRTLVVAGAGAGIAAIFSSPGVGTLYGLEVPFRRDLDAPRFAPAAIAAAVAFAVRTALIGAQPLVALTHRPPLDAALLGAIVLLAIACGLGARLFAAALTALRALGKTHGPWARAATGAGVLAALAWCGHALTGRWITFGPGYVAAAWTLGAAHAPAVLAAALVVRAAGTLASVYGGGGGGVFTSLACTGLLMSVCLERLLGHPPGGPLALLGAATFLASGYRLPLAGVLLVAEQSRDLGLTVAGFVAVAIGQTVMGDASVSDAQRDRRA, encoded by the coding sequence GTGGCGGCGCCCGCGGTCATCGGGGCGCTCACGGGCGGCGCCGTCGCGGCGCTGAGCGGCGGCGTCGAAGGCGGCGTCATGGCGGCGGTCGCCGCGCTGCCGGGCGGCTGGCCGGCCGTGGCGACGGCGTTCGCGCTGCCGCTCGCGGTGCTGGCGGCGGCGACCGTCACGCGCTCGCTGCACCCGTCGACCGCCGAGCTCTACATCGTCACCTACCACACGCCCGGCGCGCACGTGCCGCTCCGCCAGGTGCCCGGACGGCTGCTGGCCGCGATCGCCACGGTCGGGCTCGGCGGCTCGCAGGGCTTCGAGTCGCCGTCGGCGCTGATCGGCTCCGCGTTGGGCGAGTGCTGCGCGCGCCTGCGACGCTTCGCGCCCGCGCCGGACGAGGTGCGCACGCTCGTCGTCGCGGGCGCCGGCGCCGGCATCGCCGCGATCTTCTCGTCGCCGGGCGTCGGTACGCTCTACGGCCTCGAGGTGCCGTTTCGCCGCGACCTCGACGCGCCCCGCTTCGCCCCGGCGGCGATCGCGGCGGCGGTCGCGTTCGCCGTCCGCACCGCGCTGATCGGCGCGCAGCCGCTGGTCGCGCTGACGCATCGCCCGCCGCTCGACGCGGCGCTGCTCGGCGCGATCGTCCTGCTGGCGATCGCCTGCGGGCTCGGCGCGCGGCTCTTCGCCGCCGCGCTGACGGCGCTGCGCGCCCTCGGCAAGACGCACGGCCCCTGGGCGCGGGCGGCGACCGGCGCCGGCGTGCTCGCCGCGCTGGCGTGGTGCGGTCACGCGCTCACCGGGCGGTGGATCACGTTCGGGCCGGGCTACGTCGCCGCCGCCTGGACGCTCGGGGCGGCGCACGCGCCGGCCGTGCTGGCGGCGGCGCTCGTCGTTCGCGCCGCCGGGACCCTCGCCTCGGTCTACGGCGGGGGCGGCGGCGGCGTCTTCACCTCGCTCGCGTGCACCGGGCTACTCATGTCGGTCTGCCTCGAGCGCCTGCTCGGCCATCCGCCGGGCGGCCCGCTGGCGCTGCTCGGCGCGGCGACGTTCCTGGCCTCGGGCTACCGGCTGCCGCTCGCGGGCGTGCTGCTCGTCGCCGAGCAGAGCCGCGACCTCGGGCTGACCGTCGCCGGCTTCGTCGCCGTCGCCATCGGTCAGACGGTGATGGGCGACGCCTCGGTGTCGGACGCGCAGCGCGATCGGCGCGCATAG